The Patescibacteria group bacterium genome contains a region encoding:
- a CDS encoding GspE/PulE family protein, with amino-acid sequence MAKDLIAILLEKKYLTTDQVEDLKITAANLGQTIEEVLQVKNIISAEKLIEAKGEAYNIPVVILTGKMIDPQVLNIIPEEIAQSYQAVAFGLDNNILNIALKDPTDLKTREALDYLARNKELEVKYYLATSSDIDDVIKQYKGLVSEVEKALNQAQQSMSQKPSGTETVDQGFEELVKSEPVSKMVASILEHAVDERASDIHIEPILEQTRVRFRIDGVLKTSLTLPEYIHAALVSRVKVLSNLRIDETRVPQDGRFRTSIKNKKIDLRVSTFPLLGSNEKVVMRVLDVSQGIPTPEDLGFRGQGLKLLKKNFKKTHGMVLVTGPTGSGKSTTLYSLLNILNQEGVNIVTLEDPVEYYLQGVNQSQVNREVGLTFSAGLRSILRQDPDIIMVGEIRDNETAELATRAALTGHLVLSTLHTRDALGAFPRLVDMQIDDFLISSTTNLVIAQRLARRLCDKCRQKIVLPEKLQQEIKVELNQIADEHFENLNLNKKELTTANYKIEVYKPVGCPHCKQTGYKGRLAVFEAIEMTDELEKIITSGCRHEDLKKEFKRQNALSLRQDGILKSLEGLTSLEEIFTITSEDNS; translated from the coding sequence ATGGCTAAAGATTTAATAGCTATTTTGTTAGAGAAAAAATATTTAACCACCGATCAGGTGGAAGATTTAAAAATTACAGCTGCCAATTTAGGTCAAACCATTGAAGAAGTTCTTCAAGTTAAAAATATTATTTCAGCTGAAAAATTAATTGAGGCCAAGGGAGAGGCATATAATATTCCAGTGGTAATTTTAACTGGCAAAATGATTGATCCTCAAGTTTTAAATATTATTCCGGAAGAAATAGCTCAAAGTTATCAAGCGGTGGCTTTTGGATTAGATAATAATATTTTAAATATAGCTTTAAAGGATCCAACCGATTTAAAAACTCGAGAAGCTTTGGATTATTTAGCACGGAATAAAGAGTTGGAAGTTAAATATTATTTAGCCACTTCAAGTGACATTGATGATGTAATTAAACAATACAAGGGATTGGTTAGCGAAGTTGAAAAAGCTCTTAATCAAGCACAACAAAGTATGAGTCAAAAACCCTCCGGCACTGAAACAGTTGATCAGGGCTTCGAAGAGTTGGTTAAAAGTGAGCCAGTTTCTAAAATGGTAGCTTCAATTTTAGAACATGCCGTTGATGAACGAGCCTCAGATATTCACATCGAACCAATTCTAGAACAGACGAGGGTTAGATTTAGAATCGATGGTGTTTTAAAAACTTCTTTAACTTTACCAGAATATATTCATGCTGCGTTGGTTTCCCGAGTTAAAGTTTTATCTAATTTACGTATTGACGAAACGCGCGTACCACAAGATGGTCGTTTTAGGACTAGCATTAAAAATAAAAAAATTGATTTGCGTGTGTCCACCTTTCCCCTTTTAGGCTCTAACGAAAAAGTTGTTATGCGTGTCTTAGACGTTTCTCAAGGCATTCCAACGCCAGAGGATTTGGGTTTTCGTGGACAGGGGTTAAAATTACTTAAGAAGAATTTTAAAAAAACTCACGGGATGGTTTTGGTGACTGGTCCAACTGGTTCAGGTAAAAGTACGACTTTATATTCGTTATTAAATATTTTAAATCAGGAAGGGGTGAATATTGTGACCTTGGAAGATCCGGTTGAATATTATTTACAAGGAGTTAATCAATCGCAGGTGAATCGAGAAGTTGGTTTAACTTTTTCGGCTGGTTTGAGATCTATTTTACGTCAAGATCCGGATATTATCATGGTGGGAGAAATTCGCGATAATGAAACTGCCGAATTGGCGACACGAGCAGCCTTAACGGGTCATTTGGTCTTATCCACCTTACATACACGAGATGCTTTGGGCGCTTTTCCACGTTTAGTCGATATGCAAATTGACGATTTTTTAATTTCCTCAACAACTAATTTAGTTATAGCTCAACGTTTAGCGCGACGTTTGTGCGATAAATGTCGTCAAAAAATTGTTTTACCCGAGAAACTACAACAAGAGATTAAGGTCGAATTGAATCAGATTGCCGATGAACATTTTGAGAATTTGAATTTAAACAAAAAAGAATTAACTACAGCAAATTACAAAATAGAGGTTTATAAACCAGTTGGTTGTCCTCACTGCAAGCAGACTGGTTATAAGGGGCGGTTGGCTGTTTTTGAAGCAATCGAAATGACAGATGAGTTAGAAAAAATTATTACCTCCGGTTGTAGACATGAAGATTTAAAAAAAGAATTTAAGAGACAAAACGCCTTGTCTTTACGCCAAGATGGAATTTTAAAGTCTCTTGAAGGTTTAACTTCTTTAGAAGAAATTTTTACCATTACATCAGAAGATAATTCATAA
- a CDS encoding LemA family protein — translation MQPFLWIILAIIVILILWIIVVFNTLIRGKNRTEEAWSDIDVQLKRRYDLIPNLIETVKGYAQHEKQVFEKVTQARAQAMQAQNPTQQAEAENQLTNTLKSLFAVAENYPQLKASENFAKLQDELTDTENKIQASRRFYNGNVRDFNIKIQVFPNNLIAGMLKFSKFDFFEIADATERENVQVKF, via the coding sequence ATGCAACCATTTTTATGGATCATTCTCGCCATTATTGTAATTTTAATTTTGTGGATTATTGTTGTTTTTAACACTTTAATCCGTGGCAAAAACCGAACTGAAGAGGCTTGGTCAGATATTGATGTTCAATTAAAACGCCGTTACGATTTGATTCCTAATTTGATTGAAACGGTTAAAGGCTATGCCCAACACGAAAAACAAGTTTTTGAAAAAGTAACTCAAGCTCGTGCTCAAGCTATGCAAGCTCAAAATCCAACTCAACAAGCTGAAGCGGAAAATCAACTTACTAATACTTTAAAAAGTTTATTCGCTGTAGCTGAAAATTATCCCCAGCTTAAAGCTTCAGAAAACTTTGCTAAACTGCAAGATGAATTAACTGATACTGAAAATAAAATCCAAGCCAGTCGACGTTTTTACAATGGTAATGTCCGCGATTTTAATATTAAAATTCAAGTCTTTCCAAATAATCTTATTGCTGGTATGTTAAAATTTTCTAAATTTGATTTTTTTGAAATCGCCGATGCCACCGAACGCGAAAACGTTCAAGTCAAATTCTAA
- a CDS encoding M48 family metallopeptidase, with protein MYQQITSNKRKSIILIILFIAILLGLGYFIDYLTDSGNLFFIIAIILSLIMSLSGYFKGDKIALKLAGAKEIQKEDNPYVWRLIENLCITAGLAMPKIYLINDPAPNAFATGRDPQHASIALTTGIIKILENEELEGVIAHELSHIKNYDILIMTLVSVLLGTVVLMSDIFIRSRFWGSSRKSNNKNGGQLDLILMIIGLIFVILSPIIAQLIQLAISRKREFLADASGALLTRYPQGLANALEKISQYPQPLQKAKNSMAHFYIINPFGPTKKFMTKLFSTHPPVEERIQALKTMA; from the coding sequence ATGTATCAACAAATCACTAGCAATAAACGTAAATCAATTATTTTGATAATTTTATTTATAGCTATTTTACTTGGCTTGGGTTATTTTATTGATTATCTAACCGATTCGGGTAATTTATTTTTTATTATAGCCATTATTCTTTCTTTAATTATGAGTCTGAGTGGTTATTTTAAAGGCGACAAAATTGCCTTAAAATTAGCTGGCGCTAAAGAAATTCAAAAAGAAGATAATCCCTATGTCTGGCGCTTAATTGAAAATCTGTGTATTACCGCTGGTCTAGCTATGCCTAAAATTTATTTAATTAATGATCCAGCTCCGAATGCCTTTGCTACCGGTCGCGACCCTCAGCACGCTTCAATTGCTTTAACAACTGGTATAATTAAAATATTAGAAAATGAAGAACTTGAAGGCGTAATTGCTCACGAACTATCTCATATTAAAAATTATGACATTTTAATTATGACCTTAGTAAGCGTTCTGTTGGGGACTGTTGTTTTAATGTCAGATATTTTTATACGCAGTCGTTTTTGGGGTAGTAGCCGAAAAAGTAATAATAAAAATGGGGGACAACTTGATTTAATTTTAATGATCATTGGGTTAATTTTTGTCATTTTGTCACCAATCATCGCTCAATTAATTCAATTAGCCATTTCCCGCAAACGTGAATTTTTAGCCGACGCCTCTGGTGCGCTTTTAACCCGCTATCCTCAAGGTTTAGCTAATGCTTTAGAAAAAATTTCACAATATCCTCAGCCGCTTCAAAAAGCTAAAAATAGTATGGCTCATTTTTATATTATTAATCCTTTTGGGCCAACTAAAAAATTTATGACTAAACTTTTTTCAACTCACCCGCCAGTTGAAGAAAGAATTCAAGCTTTAAAAACTATGGCTTAA
- the pilO gene encoding type 4a pilus biogenesis protein PilO: MLEQQSNKKQFSKNEIKIIIIFIALILGGLMYWLLISPQYRKLKTAQIDLELSQQDFQLKNQQLADLQEVQTSYQQLNMNDLNKLDAILPSKQDVPEIVLQMKTIVEKSGFILSAIEINESKVDTKSKEVVHPELGILKVDLKLAGGDYVRFKKLLDNFETSLPLVDIQTISFPQTLDSFNLNLQTYYLMQN, encoded by the coding sequence ATGTTAGAACAGCAATCAAATAAAAAGCAATTTTCTAAAAATGAAATTAAAATCATTATAATTTTTATAGCTTTAATTCTAGGTGGATTAATGTATTGGTTGTTAATTAGTCCGCAATACCGAAAACTAAAAACGGCTCAGATTGACCTAGAACTTAGTCAACAAGATTTTCAACTCAAGAATCAACAATTGGCTGATTTGCAAGAAGTACAAACAAGCTATCAGCAACTTAACATGAATGATTTAAATAAATTAGATGCGATTTTACCCTCCAAACAAGACGTTCCAGAAATTGTTTTACAAATGAAGACAATTGTTGAAAAAAGCGGTTTTATTTTAAGTGCGATTGAAATTAACGAGAGCAAAGTCGACACCAAGTCAAAAGAAGTTGTTCATCCGGAATTAGGTATTTTAAAAGTGGATCTTAAATTAGCTGGAGGCGACTACGTTAGATTTAAAAAATTATTAGATAATTTTGAAACCAGTTTACCCTTGGTAGATATTCAGACTATTAGTTTTCCACAAACTTTGGATAGTTTTAATTTAAATTTACAAACCTACTATTTAATGCAAAATTAA
- the pilM gene encoding pilus assembly protein PilM → MSKKESYLGVDIGSASIKIVELTREKGMPRLLNYGYLEQEIDITRGENSDEKVRKLAFFIKAICEKSKMVSKNVVAAMPSFSVFSSVVSLPDMPKKDLASAVWWEAKKIIPMNIEDVVLDWKVLGGTSKEARQADLSDADKPEDLSQINPLEKKDKPGEKEIDKKNLKILITTAPKKLVQRYIEVFQLAKMNLLSLETESFALSRALVGRDPSVIMIIDLGTSTSDIIIVDQGVPSLSRSVKIGGINFTQAISQSLGISNEMAESFKRDLVSGKQALNELPDSLKEIMDSMVSEIKYSLELYQSQSLKPVEKIVLSGGSSFLPNFGGYISQAVGTRVYLGNPWARVIYPVDLKPVIEKIGPRFAVAVGLAMREIV, encoded by the coding sequence ATGTCAAAAAAAGAAAGTTATTTAGGGGTAGATATTGGTTCAGCCAGTATTAAGATTGTTGAATTAACTAGGGAAAAGGGTATGCCCCGTCTTTTGAATTATGGATATTTAGAGCAGGAAATTGATATTACTCGTGGGGAAAATTCAGACGAAAAAGTCAGGAAGCTGGCTTTTTTTATTAAAGCTATCTGCGAAAAATCAAAAATGGTTTCTAAAAATGTAGTTGCAGCTATGCCCAGTTTTTCAGTTTTTAGCTCGGTGGTGTCATTGCCCGATATGCCCAAAAAAGACTTAGCCTCGGCTGTGTGGTGGGAAGCTAAAAAAATTATTCCAATGAATATTGAAGATGTTGTTTTGGATTGGAAGGTTCTGGGTGGAACCAGCAAGGAAGCTCGTCAGGCCGATTTAAGTGATGCTGATAAGCCAGAAGACTTAAGCCAGATAAATCCTTTAGAAAAAAAAGATAAACCTGGGGAAAAAGAAATTGATAAAAAAAATTTAAAAATTTTAATTACCACTGCACCTAAAAAATTAGTTCAACGCTACATAGAAGTTTTTCAATTAGCTAAGATGAATTTATTAAGTTTAGAAACAGAATCTTTTGCTTTAAGTCGGGCTTTGGTGGGGCGTGATCCGTCAGTAATTATGATAATTGATCTAGGAACTTCAACTTCAGACATTATTATTGTAGATCAAGGAGTGCCTTCTTTATCGCGTAGCGTTAAAATTGGCGGTATTAATTTTACTCAAGCCATTAGTCAAAGTTTAGGTATTTCAAATGAAATGGCAGAAAGTTTTAAACGCGATTTAGTTTCTGGTAAGCAGGCTTTAAATGAATTACCGGATTCTCTTAAAGAAATTATGGATTCAATGGTGAGTGAAATTAAATATTCTTTAGAACTGTATCAAAGTCAAAGTTTAAAACCAGTTGAAAAAATTGTTTTATCTGGTGGTTCATCTTTTTTACCTAATTTTGGTGGATATATATCACAAGCCGTAGGTACACGAGTTTATTTAGGGAATCCTTGGGCGCGGGTGATTTATCCTGTTGATTTAAAGCCAGTAATTGAAAAGATTGGTCCGCGGTTTGCCGTAGCCGTGGGATTAGCTATGCGTGAAATAGTTTAA
- a CDS encoding type II secretion system F family protein has product MLFNYKAKTQNGDVVEGIIGATSPEVAATTLSDRELIVIDIIEYQEESFLEKIDLWFNKVKTKDLVIFSRQLSVMVSSGLPLVEALKTLIQQVKNPKLNKIVTTLASDVESGTRFSSSLARFPNVFNHFFVSMIKTGETTGKLDQMLLYLADQEEKNYTLRRKIQGMMIYPAFIICALVVVAFVMMTFVLPKLLSIITEADMELPITTRMLVATSNFFVGYWWLMIIIVLGLIVTFIFYRKTPEGKMRIDNLKLRIPIVGDLYQKIYLVRFSQGLSVLLAGGVPLTYALKVVGQIVDNQVYQELINQTRERVESGHSVTELFFDNKLVPQMIPQMMSVGEETGKLGQVLEKASQFYINEVDDAISNIVSLIEPIIIVALGIAVAIMVSSIIMPMYSMSMAF; this is encoded by the coding sequence GTGTTATTTAATTATAAAGCCAAAACTCAAAATGGCGACGTGGTAGAGGGAATTATTGGTGCTACCAGTCCTGAAGTTGCCGCTACCACTTTAAGCGACCGCGAATTAATTGTGATTGATATTATTGAATATCAAGAAGAATCATTTTTAGAAAAAATTGATTTGTGGTTTAATAAAGTTAAAACCAAGGATTTGGTCATTTTTTCGCGTCAATTATCAGTTATGGTAAGTTCAGGTTTACCATTAGTCGAAGCCTTAAAAACTTTAATTCAACAAGTTAAAAATCCTAAATTAAATAAGATTGTTACCACCTTAGCTTCAGATGTAGAATCGGGTACACGCTTTTCAAGTTCTTTGGCCAGGTTTCCAAATGTTTTTAATCATTTTTTTGTAAGCATGATTAAAACCGGTGAAACGACTGGCAAGCTAGACCAAATGTTATTATATTTGGCTGATCAAGAAGAAAAAAATTATACTTTGAGACGCAAAATTCAAGGCATGATGATTTATCCGGCGTTTATAATTTGTGCCTTAGTGGTGGTAGCTTTTGTTATGATGACTTTTGTTTTGCCTAAATTGTTATCAATTATTACCGAGGCCGACATGGAATTACCTATTACAACTAGAATGTTAGTGGCTACGAGTAATTTTTTTGTTGGTTATTGGTGGCTAATGATTATTATTGTTTTGGGTTTAATTGTCACTTTCATTTTTTATCGCAAAACACCAGAAGGTAAAATGCGTATCGATAATTTAAAATTAAGAATTCCAATTGTAGGTGATTTATATCAAAAAATTTATTTGGTGCGTTTTTCTCAGGGTTTATCAGTTTTATTAGCTGGCGGAGTCCCCTTAACTTATGCTTTAAAGGTAGTCGGTCAGATTGTTGATAATCAGGTTTATCAAGAATTAATTAATCAAACGCGCGAAAGAGTTGAGAGTGGCCATTCGGTGACTGAATTATTTTTTGACAATAAATTAGTTCCCCAGATGATTCCGCAAATGATGAGTGTCGGCGAAGAGACTGGCAAATTGGGACAAGTTTTAGAAAAGGCCAGTCAATTTTATATTAATGAAGTTGATGATGCGATTTCAAATATTGTGAGTTTAATTGAGCCAATTATTATTGTAGCGTTGGGCATTGCTGTTGCGATTATGGTGTCATCAATCATTATGCCAATGTATAGTATGTCGATGGCTTTTTAA